A stretch of the Lolium perenne isolate Kyuss_39 chromosome 3, Kyuss_2.0, whole genome shotgun sequence genome encodes the following:
- the LOC127344548 gene encoding uncharacterized protein, with protein MAEEAKHLETGRADRSVWLMKCPTIVSQAWQEAAAAACSSVSGGPNPNPNPVVAKVILSFDPLSPDEEPKQFKMEMAQTDSGNIPKNYSLNMFQDFVPMCVFSESKQGKHACEGKVGHKFDMEPHKENLSDYAKLCRERTTKSMIKTRKVQVLDKGHGMGVRTLLPLVGGAQSGAKEKKKATATKPSEQKRTRRDRKDLENILFKLFERQPNWSLKHLMQETDQPEQFLKEIMNDLCVYNKRGPNQGTHELKPEYKKSVEDTDAP; from the exons ATGGCCGAGGAGGCGAAGCACCTGGAGACGGGCCGGGCCGACCGCTCCGTCTGGCTCATGAAGTGCCCCACCATCGTCTCGCAAGCCTGGcaggaggccgccgccgccgcctgctccTCCGTCTCCGGAggccccaaccctaaccctaaccccgtcGTCGCCAAGGTCATCCTCTCCTTCGACCCGCTCAGCCCCGACGAGGAGCCGAAGCAG TTCAAGATGGAGATGGCTCAAACTGACAGTGGCAATATACCTAAGAACTACTCTCTGAATATGTTCCAGGATTTTGTGCCAATGTGTGTTTTCTCAGAGTCTAAGCAAG GGAAGCATGCATGCGAAGGAAAAGTCGGGCACAAATTTGACATGGAACCTCACAAAGAAAATCTTTCAGACTATGCAAAATTATGCCGTGAAAGGACTACAAAGTCTATGATCAAAACAAGAAAAGTGCAA GTACTTGACAAGGGCCATGGAATGGGCGTGCGTACATTGCTTCCCCTTGTTGGTGGGGCTCAGTCTGGTGCAAAG GAAAAGAAGAAGGCAACAGCAACGAAACCTTCTGAACAGAAAAGAACACGAAGGGATCGCAAGGATTTGGAAAATATCCTGTTCAAGTTATTTGAGAGGCAGCCAAATTGGTCACTTAAGCATCTAATGCAGGAAACAGACCAACCAGAG CAATTCCTGAAGGAGATAATGAATGATCTTTGTGTCTACAACAAACGAGGACCAAATCAAGGGACGCATGAGCTCAAGCCTGAATACAAGAAGTCTGTTGAGGACACTGATGCACCTTGA
- the LOC127340058 gene encoding LOB domain-containing protein 20, which yields MQQEPEPPRKPGSVAARQQEDETSSAGPGAPCGACKFLRRRCVPGCVFAPHFGGGRERGAAQFAAVHRVFGASNVAKLLSRVPAALRRDTARTVCYEAQARIADPVYGCVGTILALQHQVALLQGQLSALQSQLFNCRLAFAATAHPDSTTEQLAALQPAYSAASAPSQMVNYDDLPQALDFMDVEPQMRGLESLQLSQPPHREEDDSQGMSHFSDNVGRQRQL from the coding sequence ATGCAGCAGGAGCCGGAGCCGCCCAGGAAGCCCGGCTCCGTGGCGGCgaggcagcaggaggacgagacgTCGTCGGCGGGGCCGGGCGCGCCGTGCGGGGCGTGCAAGTTCCTGCGGCGGCGGTGCGTGCCGGGGTGCGTGTTCGCGCCGCACTTCGGCGGCGGGAGGGAGCGCGGCGCGGCGCAGTTCGCGGCGGTGCACCGGGTGTTCGGGGCCAGCAACGTGGCCAAGCTGCTGTCGCGGGTGCCCGCCGCGCTGCGCCGGGACACGGCGCGCACCGTCTGCTACGAGGCGCAggcgcgcatcgccgaccccgtcTACGGCTGCGTCGGCACCATCCTCGCCCTCCAGCACCAGGTGGCGCTCCTCCAGGGCCAGCTCTCCGCCCTGCAGTCCCAGCTCTTCAACTGCAGGCTGGCCTTCGCCGCCACCGCGCACCCGGACAGCACTACGGAGCAGCTGGCGGCGCTGCAGCCGGCCTACTCTGCCGCGTCGGCGCCGAGCCAGATGGTGAACTACGACGACCTTCCGCAGGCCCTGGATTTCATGGACGTGGAGCCCCAGATGAGGGGCCTTGAGTCGCTGCAGCTTTCGCAGCCGCCGCACCGGGAGGAAGACGACAGCCAAGGCATGAGTCACTTCTCGGATAATGTAGGCCGACAACGGCAACTGTAA
- the LOC127344547 gene encoding histone-lysine N-methyltransferase SUVR3 has translation MRNPRAAGAVSELAELVLPWLPPADLAAAASASRAMRAAASAVTARRAADFSRGLEAVPVPFDNPIDSKPYAYFLYTPFSLIHPAASASAHAQPWGCARARPPCPTWPRPDLGLPSAGCACAEADCGGAGCPCAGADAEMAGAGLGTLRECGDGCACGASCANRRTQRGVTARLRVVRQLKKGWGLHAAQVLRRAQFVCEYAGEFLTTEETRRRQRLYDELASAGKLSPALLVIREHLPSGRSCMRVNIDATKVGNVARFINHSCDGGNLQPVLVRSSGALLPRLCFFAARDIAEGEEITFSYGDARLKTKGLPCFCESSCCPGVLPAEET, from the exons ATGAGAAATCCAAGAGCAGCCGGTGCGGTGAGCGAGTTGGCGGAGCTGGTTCTGCCGTGGCTACCGCCGGCCGACCTTGCCGCGGCGGCTTCCGCCAGCCGCGCCATGCGCGCAGCCGCATCTGCGGTCACCGCCCGCCGCGCCGCCGACTTCTCCCGCGGCCTGGAGGCCGTCCCCGTCCCCTTCGACAACCCCATCGACTCCAAGCCCTACGCCTACTTCCTCTACACCCCCTTCTCCCTCATCCACCCCGCAGCCTCCGCCTCCGCCCACGCCCAGCCTTGGGGCTGCGCACGGGCCCGGCCGCCATGCCCCACCTGGCCCCGCCCCGACCTAGGCCTCCCTTCCGCCGGCTGCGCGTGCGCCGAGGCGGACTGCGGCGGCGCGGGGTGCCCCTGCGCTGGCGCAGATGCCGAGATGGCGGGGGCGGGGCTGGGAACCCTCCGAGAGTGCGGCGACGGGTGCGCGTGCGGGGCTTCGTGCGCGAACCGGCGGACGCAGCGCGGCGTCACGGCGCGGCTGCGAGTCGTGCGCCAGCTGAAGAAAGGGTGGGGGCTGCACGCTGCTCAAGTCCTCCGCCGGGCGCAGTTCGTCTGCGAGTACGCAG GTGAGTTCCTGACGACAGAGGAAACGCGGAGGAGGCAGAGGCTGTATGACGAGCTTGCCTCTGCCGGTAAGCTCTCCCCCGCGCTCCTCGTCATACGGGAGCATCTTCCTTCCGGGAGATCATGCATGCGGGTTAACATTGACGCTACGAAAGTGGGAAACGTGGCTCGTTTCATCAACCATTCATGTGATGGAGGCAACCTACAGCCTGTGTTAGTTAGGAGCTCTGGTGCATTGCTCCCAAGGCTCTGCTTTTTCGCTGCCAGAGATATAGCGGAAGGGGAAGAGATCACCTTCAGTTATGGGGATGCTAGGCTTAAGACTAAGGGCTTGCCATGCTTTTGTGAAAGCTCGTGTTGCCCTGGTGTACTTCCTGCCGAAGAAACCTGA